DNA sequence from the Pseudomonas tritici genome:
TCTGTGCCAGGGTCTGGGTATTGTTGGCCCAGGTCAGGCTCTTGTTCATTGCCGCGACCGCACCATCAGCGCCGATTTGCACTTCGCCAATCATTTTTTCGATGTCGACGGTGGAGATCTGAGTGCGATGCGCCAGTGCACGCACCTCATCGGCGACCACTGCAAAACCGCGACCTTGCTCGCCCGCGCGGGCCGCTTCGATGGCGGCATTGAGGGCCAGCAGGTTGGTCTGGTCGGCGATGCCACGGATCACATCGATCACCTTGCCGATTTCCCGCACTTGCCCGGCGAGATCTGCGACCGATTGCGTGGAATCGTTGATTTCACTCACCATCGAACTCATGCCGGACACGGCCTGTTCGACTTGCTGGCGACCGTCCTCGGCCTCGGTGGTGGCCTGGCGCGAAGCCTCCGAGGTCGATACGGCGTTGCTCGCCACTTCGTCCACCGCAGCGGTCATCTGGTTCACCGCCGTAGCGGCCTGTTGGATTTCATCATTCTGACGGGTCAGACCACGGCTGCTTTCATCGGTGACCGCACTCAATTCTTCGGCGGCTGAAGCGAGCTGGTCGGAAGCGTTGGCGATTTCCACCAGGGTGCTCTTCAAACCGCCCTGCATATCCGCCAGTGCCATCAGCAATTGCCCGGCTTCGTCGGTGCGTTCGGTGAGGATGGCCTGGGTCAGGTCGCCCTTGGCAATGCGTTGTGCGCTTTCCACAGCCTGGGCGATAGGGCGGGTGATCAGGCGGGTGATCAACACGCCAATGGTGAGGGCAATGATGAAGGCCAGGACAATGCCACTGATCATCCACGCCAACGCACTGCCGCGCAGCTCATCGGCGGCGACGGCGCCTTCCTTGATCTGGCGGCTATTGGATTCGATCATCACGCGGATCAACTCGCGCGCCTGACGGAAGAGTTCGTTGTTGGCGGTGTTGAGCTGGGTGCGGGCCTGTTCGACCTGGCCGCTGTCGAGCAGCGCCATGATGCGTTCGGAGCTGCTGGTATAAGCGGGCCAAATCTGGTCGAGTTTGTCTCCCGCCGCCCGTTCGTCATCTTCCAGCGGTGTTGCGCGGTAGGTAGCGTAAGCCGCCTGGCTGCGCTTAAGTTCGTTGGCGATGTCCTGGCGCACGCGATCGCGGTCCTGGGCGGAGACGTCGCCTTTGCTTGCATCCATCAATCGGTACAGGCCCCGGTTATGCGCGACCAAGCCATTGAGGGTGGCCGCCGTGTTGCTGACGGACACCAGATTGTTGGAGAACGTCTGCTCCAATGCCGTGGCGAGGCGCACCACCCCTTTGATCCCCAGCAGGCCGACCCCGAGGGTGACCAGCGCACATAGAAGGAATGAAAGCAGCAGTTTGGTAGATATTTTCATGAGTCGAGTCCGGCCATAGTCGCGAAGGGCGCACGGTAGAGCCTGTCTGGTCTCGTGCGATGCCATAGTGACATCATCGCAATTGGCAAAGTTTCGGGCTAGCTAAATTTACTGAAACGTTAAAGTGCGCGCAGATGTATCAAGCTATTGCGGAAACGCACCAGATTCGGTTTTTGATGTCAGATATTTCGTCATTCAGTGAAAGCTGAATGCCGCCCTTCAGCGTCGCTGGAGGTGCTCTTCCGCGGTCCAGGAGGCCGCCATGTATCGACGACTGCTGCTCAGTGCTTTACTCGGTCTGACCCTTTCTGCCTGTGTGCCCTATTACGATGGAGGCCAGAGCTACTACCGATCCGAGGTCTACACCTCACCGGCGCCGGTGTACTACTACGGCGGTGGCGCGGCGTACCCTTACCGCCGTGACTACTACCCTTCGCCGCGTTATTACGCGCCACAACCGCGTTATTACTCGGCACCGCGTTATTACCAGCCAGCGCCGCGCTACTACGGGCCGCGTGCTGGCTACCGGCCTTATCCGAACCAGGGGTGGGGCGGCGATCGGTGGGGCAATGGCGGGCATGGACGCGGCTCCGACCATGGAGGTGGCCGCGGCGGTCACCGTTGACAGGCCAGTATTGCAAGCGGCGCATGAAGCGCCGCTTTTTTTTGGGCGCCAATAATCAGTAATCAGACAAGTCCGCCAACGGATGGCGGCCGTCCCACGCCTTGTTGAAATGCGCCTGCACCACCTTTTCTGGGACGGTATTGATATCGGGCCAATGCCAATGGGGCGTCTGGTCCTTGTCGATCAACCGTGCGCGTACCCCTTCGCTGAATTCGGGGTGACGGCAGCAATTGAGGCTCATGGTGTATTCCATCTGGAACACCTGGGCCAGCGACAGATGCCGGGCGCGCTCGATCTGTTCCCACACCAGGTGCGCGGTCAGTGGGCAGCCCTCGCTTAGCGTCTTGCCGGCACGGCTGAACAGTGGATCGGCGTGCTCACGCAGTTGGCTCAAGGCACGCCAGGCACACCGCACATCGCCTACGTCCAACCATTCGTCGATCTGCGCCCGCCGTGGCAGCCATTGCGCTTCGGGTTGTTGATCGACGGCTTCCTGGGCGAGCGACTTGAGCAGGCTATTGAGCTGCATCGAGGTCTGTTCCTGCCAGTTCAGTTGCAGCAGGCCATCGAGCAGTTCGTCTTGTTGATCATCGCGCAGGAAACGGTCGGCCAGGCCAAGGTCCAGGGCGTCGCGACCGTTGATATGTGCGCCGGTAAGGCCCAGGAACACACCGAGCTTGCCCGGCAGGCGCGACAGGAACCCGCTGGCGCCTACGTCCGGATACAAGCCGATACTGATCTCCGGCATCGCCAACCGGCTGCTCGGGGTGACGATACGCACCGACGCGCTTTGCAGCAGGCCCATGCCGCCACCCAGCACATAGCCGTGGCCCCAGCAAATAAGCGGTTTGGGGTAGGTGTGCAGGCGGTAGTCGAGGCGGTATTCCGCGGCGAAAAACTGCGCAGCCAGTGGCGGCACCTCGCCGGGATGTTCACGGCAGGCCTGGGCCAGGCTGCGTACTTCGCCTCCAGCGCAAAAGGCTTTGGGCCCATTGCCGCGCAACAGTACGCAGACGATATTCGGATCCTTGGCCCAGGCATCCAGGCGTTCGCCCAAGGCCAAAATCATCGACAGGGAGAGGGCATTAAGGGACTTTTCAGCATCGAGGCTGGCGATGCCAATGCGGGCACCGTCGCTGCCGGTCAGCTCTTCGAAGTGCAGGTTCATCGTGACCTCAATCGAGAAGGTGAAGGATCAGTATGATCGCTTCGCAGGAAAGTGCCGGTGGTGTGTCAGATCAATTGACAAGCGGAGTCGGCTTTCCTAGGGTTCGCCTCATTCTTTTATACAAGACCATTCAACATGACCGAAGACGACCGTATCAAACTCGAACCCAGCTGGAAACACGCCCTGCGCGAGGAATTTGAGCAGCCGTATATGGCTCAGTTGCGTGAGTTCCTGCGTCAGGAACATGCCGCCGGCAAGGAGATCTACCCGCCCGGCCCGCTGATTTTCAACGCACTCAATTCCACGCCGCTGGACAAGGTAAAAGTGGTGATCCTCGGCCAGGACCCGTACCACGGCCCCGGCCAGGCTCATGGTTTGTGTTTCTCGGTGCAACCGGGCGTGCCGGCGCCGCCGTCGCTGGTGAATATCTATAAAGAGCTCAAGCGCGATCTGAACATCGACATCCCCAACCATGGCTACTTGCAAAGCTGGGCTGACCAGGGCGTGCTGATGCTCAACACCACCATGACCGTGGAGCGCGCCAACGCCAATGCGCATGCGGGCAAGGGCTGGCAGTTCTTTACTGACCGCATTATCGAAGTGGTCAGTGAGCATCAGCCGCACTTGGTGTTCCTGCTATGGGGGGCACATGCCCAGGGCAAGCAGAAGCTGATTGATGCCACCAAGCACCTGGTGCTGACCTCGGTGCACCCGTCGCCATTGTCGGCGTATCGCGGGTTTCTGGGTTGCGGGCATTTCAGCCGCACCAACAAGTTTCTTGAGCAGAATGGCGAGACGCCGATCAATTGGGTGTTGCCACCGCTCTGAGTCTCTTGGGGCGGCGGACTGCCGTTCATCGGTCACGGCTCGGACCTGTTATTTCTGACAGTATCCGGGCACTTTTTTTGCGCATTCAATAAGTATCCGGACCTGAGCGCGCTGATCGCCCGGGTCGATCCTCGATTGATTGCTCAAGGAGTGTGACCATGTCTGATTCGAACGAGCCCTCAGGCCGGCGGCGCCCTCATTGGCCACGACCGGCCCCGAAGTGCAGATGCCCCTCGGTGCGCGATGACCCTGTGATACTTGAGCTGGACGCGCCTAACCCTACCCAGGCACTGGATTTAGAGTGGGACGAAGCGGCTCGGACCTTGCCGCTTGTACTCCATGATCAGGATCTGGAAGTCACGATTGCACGGGTCTGGCCGTTCAACCTCCATGAGGAGGACATGGTGACAACGGTGGAGTACCGTTGGGATGACGTACCTGTGCTTTCCTATCCTATTCAAGGTCCGTACAACCCTGACGACTACTTTCCGTTAGTGCAGTATTTATCCAAGTCGATCTTGTCGCCCGAGGGCATCCACCGGCTGACTTACAATGTCAGCGCGAGGTTGATTGGGCCGACCGACTCATTTCCAACTTTCGTTAATGTCGACAAAACCGCTCCGAATGGCGGCAACCCTGGCCCGGATGTGCAGGTGGATGACGAGGCTCGCCACAAGGTGACAGATGAGTATCTAGTGACGCACGCTGGCATACCTTTTTGGCTCGCGCGTTGGTTTGATATGCGTATTGGCGATTTGATCCACGTCTATTACGGAACACTTCCCGATGTAAGCCAGGCTGCCACCTTTTGCATTACGAGAGCGCACGTGCAAGGCGCCCCCATCGCGTTCACCGTTCCCGAGGCGCACGTGCGTGCCAGCGGTCGCGGTGACAGGTTCGTGTCCTGCCGGCTTGAGGATCGAGGCGGCAATGTGGGGCAGTTTTCTGATGCACTCAAGCTCGAGGTCTTCCCGGTTGTATTGCCGGACCTGCCTCGTCCTTTCATTGAGTTGGCTGAGCTGACAGGTGTAGTCCTCTTTGAAGATACCTGGCCGCCGAAGGCGCTGGCGGTCACCATCCCTCGGGTAGATGACGCAGAAGCAGGGGACAAGATTTATACCTATTGGAACACTCATGCTCTTGAAGTCAAGACAGTTGGCGAAGTGCAGACATGGCCCATCCCCGTGCGTGTGCCGTGGGCCATTTTTGCTGCCGGTGGCTTCTTGGCGCGCTACCCAGTGCGTGTGCGTTATGTGTATGAGCGAGGTTCAGCCTCCAAGCCATCACCCGACAGCTTTTACGAAGTTGATGGAAGGGTAGCCGGTCCGGACCCCAGCGGGCCTGATCCAATCAATCGCAAGCTAGCCGTCCCCACTGTAAAGGGCAAGACCGGCGACAATGTGCTGACTTCCGTTGATAGCCCCGGGCCGGTGCCTGTTGAAGTGCGATTGTTTGAAAACCCGAAAGAAGGTGAAAGCCTTGAACTGTGTTGGAACAGCGACGACGTTATCGTCGCGGCCTATGACGTTCAGCCGGGTGACGTGGCCGGGAAGTTGATCACCCTTTGGGTGCTCTGGGCAGTGGCGTCGTCCGTCAACTTCGCTGAAGTCTATTACTGGACTGACAACGGCATAAACCGGCAGCGCAGCCCTTCGACACCTGTACGGGTGAACCTCGATACCCTGACCGGCCTGAAAAGTCCGGTATTATTGAATGACAGCGACGAGTTCTTTATTGCGTGCGGGACCAAGCCGGCACCTTATGAGGGGGTATTCATTGGCGTAGGCTGGGATTTTAATCATTTCGCCATCGATGATTACCTACATTTATATTGGACAAGTTACCCGTCGAAAAATGGCAGTGGTGAGCCTTTCAGTGGCACCGATGTGTTTTTTGAGCACCGCCTGACATTGGATGATCGTGACAGAGGCCAAGTCGAGATCCGCATCCAGCCATTCAGCCTGATCACATTGCCGGGCTTGGTGACGGATTTCGGCTCGGCGGTTGTGCGGTATCGTTTGTTCAAGGCAACAGGGGAGACCGGGTTGTCCTCCAGGAAACTTATATACGTCAATTTGAAAATACCGGGTGGTGGAACGTGCCTGGGACCGCATAGTGACGGCAATTAAAACGTTGACTCAATAAAAGAGGGCGAAAGCCCTCTTGTTTTTTTTTGTGTGGAAACGGTGACACGATTTTTGCAGCGAAACGATTCTAAAATTTAAGGCGGTGTTTAGATTAACTGGCGTTAAAAGGATCTATTTTTCCACGGGTTTGCTATTAAGGAAGGTGTTTGTGCGCAGTGTTAGTTAGAAGCATACTTTGTGCGTTTGTGCAGCTGTCAAAGTTAACAGGCTGTGCATTCAGGGTGAACGAGGTCTAATTAAGCTGTCATTCGTCTCGCGTCTCGGGCGATGAACGCGAACAGTCCCTCATTCATTGGAGTATAAAAACATGGCTAAGTCGAACAACACGCAAAAAGCCTCAGCCGAGAAAACAAAGAAGTCAAAAGCCGAGGGCGGTACCAAAGCGTACGTCGACCCCTTGGTGAGTCCTGTTCCCCATGGTCTTGCGCCCCCCGGACCTCGGGCTTTGGATGATCCGGAAGTTATCAATGCCCTTCCTCCAGTGGACGGTTTGCCGCCTAATCTGATGAAAACTATCGTTGCGCAAACGGAAGGCGTCAACCTTGAAGTTGGTATGTGGGAAGATGCCTTTCCGCTTCCTCAAAGCATTCCTGATGTGTTTCGGATGTATGTGAATGATGTCCCTTATGGCAAGCCTATTGAGCGAGCCAAGCCATTGGCGGATCTGGAGTGGCCATTGAAATTAACCATCAATGCCGTCGATGTTTCGAGTCATGGAGAGTATCGTGTACGTTCTGAGGTTGCTTTGGGGTCGGGTGGTAATGAGCAATCCGGTACTACCCTGGTGAACGTCGATACTATTGGCCCTGCCGGTGGGATTTTATTGGATGCTGTGACCCTGAAGGGCGGTGCGGTGGGTGGGAAAGTCACGCTGGAGTCGTTGGCCGCGAATGGGGACAAACTTGATGTTTCTGTTCCAGGGCGTTTGATTGCACGTCTTAAGGATGAACTGTGGTTGTATGCGGATTTAACCGATGAGCAACCAATAAAAGTTGTTACCGATCTGCCAGTTAATAATTTGCCTGTCGTTATTTCTCTCAGTAAGGATGAGATTATCGGTAAAGGCTCACGTGTAGAACACATGTCGTTTCGCTACTTTGACTACTCCGAGAACTCAACGATTTATCCGACAAAGTTGAGAGAGGTTGAGTATGTGTTAACGCCCCAGCCGATGAACTTGACTGACCCCGCGGCACCGGCGGCACCGTGGGACCTTCGAGAAGCGCAGTTGAAATTGGTGGAAGTGCATATTTTTGGTTGGGACAATTATAGACCTGGCCAAACCCTGAACATCGACCTGGGTGGTCACGTGTTCTCGGTTGCATTGTCATCCGAGCCGACGCTTGCAAACCCCGAAAAAATTGAAATTCCATGGCTCATTCTCTTCATGGCCTATGGAATCACCGCTGCAGGTACAGCCAACCTTCGTTACCAAGTGGTGGATGGCGGCACTCCTTCAGCATGGTCCAACGCTATTTCGGTGGCTGCAGACTTCAGTTCAGCCGCTGGAGAACCTGGAGGTCCCGGCCCCATCCGGGATTACCTACCGCTGATTACGGTAACTTCTTCCGAAGGACTCACCAACGAAATTGGACCGGGTGATGACGGCGACGCTACTGCAGAATTTGATGTATATACGGGAGCGGTGGCGGGGCACGAGCTTCAGCTCTACTGGGCCGGAATACCGATTTTCACCCCCACTCCTCATATCGTGACACAGGCGGAGATTGACTCAGGGACGTTTACGTTCCCTATTGCTGCGGCAATCATCGCCGCAGGCCTTAACGGAGTGGACAAGCCCGTCTGGTACAGCCTGACGAACGGTGTGAACCCCAACATGGACACCTCCCTGTCTACGCTGGTTGATGTGTTTGCCAGTGAACTGAAAAACCTGGCACTGGCGGAATTCCCTAAATCCGTAAGTGCGGGCGGCACCTTGCGCTCGATCAGTTGCAAGCAGTTTGTTGAGCTTGGCATCGACACCAGAATCAAGGATGTGGTGAATCTGAAAACAGGCGACACGATCAGGCGTTTCTGGACCCTGTATGGAGAGGGCTTGACGTCCACCAACAAATTGGTCGAAGCAGAAATTCTGCCTCCGATTGTGGTCGCAAATGATCACAGCCTACCGGGCCACGATGGCGAAGAATTCGTCGCGGATTTCGCCACGTATGTCCAGCCAGCGGTTTTGGGGCGAGTTGAGTTCTATTACACCGTACTCAAAGCCGATGGGGTGACGATGGGCCAAGCCCTACCGACGATTCTTTATGTCAGCCGTCGTAACGCCGATAACACCGTTTGCGGTGCTCTGCCTACGCCTTGAAAGCGTCGCCAGGTATGAACCGTCATGGGTAGCCGTGACGGTTTGTACCGTTCTTTTTTCGCGAGCCATTGCCGGCTCAAACATCACGACCTGCCGTGATTAAGGAAAGTCCTACTCCGCCCCTGGACTATCCCTACATGGGCTTCCCTGCCTGATACGTACCCTTGCCGCTTCTGAAAGCCAGAGTCGATGGTCCTTTAAATCGCTTGGCTTGTTCAGTCACCGACTAGAGGTACTAAACATGTCTACTGAAAAAACATTTTGTCTTTCTCGTTTATCACGTGCTATCAAATTACTGGCCGTCATGCCTGTGGCCTTGGCGGCGACACAGGCCCATGCGTTGAACATCTACCCTGGGCAGAACGTGGTCATTGACGCTGACACGTTGGTTGACCGCTACGACGTGAACGAGGCCACCCTGACCTCGAATGGGGCCAGGATGCTGGGCGTTAAAGCCTATGATTCGACCTTTACGATGAACGGTGGCACGGTCAAGAACACCGCCGGTACTGAAGTGGGCGTGGCGCTTTATGGCAGTAAAGCCACCCTGCGCGATGCTTCGATCTACAGCGGCGGTGCCGAAGGCATGATTGTCGGCACCAATTCGGACCGCGGCTCTGCCGTCGAAGTGTTCGATAGCGAGGTGACGGGCGCCACAGATGGCATCGTGCTTAGCGGCTCTAGCACCTTGGCCTTGCACAACACCCAGGTCAGCGGTGCAAACGCTGGTTTGCGAGCGTACGACGGACAGTTGACCACCCAGGGCGGCCGAATTTACGGCGGCACCAACGGCATTGTGGCGTATCGCCTGCCTACGGT
Encoded proteins:
- a CDS encoding methyl-accepting chemotaxis protein, whose translation is MKISTKLLLSFLLCALVTLGVGLLGIKGVVRLATALEQTFSNNLVSVSNTAATLNGLVAHNRGLYRLMDASKGDVSAQDRDRVRQDIANELKRSQAAYATYRATPLEDDERAAGDKLDQIWPAYTSSSERIMALLDSGQVEQARTQLNTANNELFRQARELIRVMIESNSRQIKEGAVAADELRGSALAWMISGIVLAFIIALTIGVLITRLITRPIAQAVESAQRIAKGDLTQAILTERTDEAGQLLMALADMQGGLKSTLVEIANASDQLASAAEELSAVTDESSRGLTRQNDEIQQAATAVNQMTAAVDEVASNAVSTSEASRQATTEAEDGRQQVEQAVSGMSSMVSEINDSTQSVADLAGQVREIGKVIDVIRGIADQTNLLALNAAIEAARAGEQGRGFAVVADEVRALAHRTQISTVDIEKMIGEVQIGADGAVAAMNKSLTWANNTQTLAQNAGEALQRITASVSMINERNLVIASASEEQAQVAREVDRNLLNIQDLSTQTAAGANQTNAASQDLSRLATSFNALVSKFQL
- a CDS encoding enoyl-CoA hydratase/isomerase family protein encodes the protein MNLHFEELTGSDGARIGIASLDAEKSLNALSLSMILALGERLDAWAKDPNIVCVLLRGNGPKAFCAGGEVRSLAQACREHPGEVPPLAAQFFAAEYRLDYRLHTYPKPLICWGHGYVLGGGMGLLQSASVRIVTPSSRLAMPEISIGLYPDVGASGFLSRLPGKLGVFLGLTGAHINGRDALDLGLADRFLRDDQQDELLDGLLQLNWQEQTSMQLNSLLKSLAQEAVDQQPEAQWLPRRAQIDEWLDVGDVRCAWRALSQLREHADPLFSRAGKTLSEGCPLTAHLVWEQIERARHLSLAQVFQMEYTMSLNCCRHPEFSEGVRARLIDKDQTPHWHWPDINTVPEKVVQAHFNKAWDGRHPLADLSDY
- the ung gene encoding uracil-DNA glycosylase, which encodes MTEDDRIKLEPSWKHALREEFEQPYMAQLREFLRQEHAAGKEIYPPGPLIFNALNSTPLDKVKVVILGQDPYHGPGQAHGLCFSVQPGVPAPPSLVNIYKELKRDLNIDIPNHGYLQSWADQGVLMLNTTMTVERANANAHAGKGWQFFTDRIIEVVSEHQPHLVFLLWGAHAQGKQKLIDATKHLVLTSVHPSPLSAYRGFLGCGHFSRTNKFLEQNGETPINWVLPPL